A single genomic interval of Osmia lignaria lignaria isolate PbOS001 chromosome 9, iyOsmLign1, whole genome shotgun sequence harbors:
- the LOC143305694 gene encoding uncharacterized protein LOC143305694 — protein sequence MVNLNNSSNNNSGTRNRDRSRSAKRETKRTEQGKVSCSDRHDDDDDIDEERNDRENRRKSQLPKSSKVTIVRKDPWNVQSSLRKYRRSKITSERKILREDFSKVSGIVSIASKEDLARVGDIEADVASNSRTQSGTQVMQGKKNN from the exons ATGGTAAACCTAAACAatagcagcaacaacaacagcggCACCAGGAACAGGGACAGGAGCAGAAGTGCTAAACGAGAAACGAAGCGAACGGAACAAGGGAAAGTCTCGTGTTCGGATcgccacgacgacgacgatgacatCGATGAAGAGCGAAACGATCGTGAAAATCGAAGGAAAAGTCAACTACCGAAATCGTCTAAAGTCACGATCGTTCGAAAAGATCCTTGGAACGTGCAGTCGTCGTTGAGGAAATATCGAAGATCAAAGATCACCAGCGAGCGGAAGATTTTGAGAGAAGATTTTTCCAAGGTCAGCGGAATCGTTTCGATCGCTTCGAAAGAAGATCTCGCAAGAGTTGGAGACATAGAGGCCGACGTTGCTTCCAACAGCCGAACACAATCTGGTACCCA GGTGATGcagggaaagaaaaataattaa
- the LOC117605970 gene encoding uncharacterized protein LOC117605970, which translates to MAFMMPVVKNEWDIYKTNRSRRSSECSNPQACRSRKVSECSKSEGPSLSTSPGSDFLTSPAHRSVPLTSRHFSRTSSRASQSSLQSPSKSTGSSPPKTGSSSSLNKFHNRLVDKLKKSLKKAEDNAEDQRNLS; encoded by the exons ATGGCGTTTATGATGCCTGTTGTGAAAAACGAGTGGGACATTTACAAGACCAACCGTAGTCGACGATCCTCCGAGTGCTCGAATCCTCAGGCTTGTCGTAGTAGGAAG GTGTCGGAATGCTCGAAATCCGAGGGCCCTTCGTTGTCCACGTCGCCAGGCTCGGACTTCTTGACGTCCCCGGCTCACCGTTCGGTGCCCCTCACCTCGCGCCACTTCTCGAGGACTTCCTCGAGGGCGTCTCAAAGTTCGCTGCAGAGCCCTAGCAAGAGCACCGGCTCGTCGCCGCCGAAAACCGGCAGCTCGAGCTCCTTGAACAAGTTCCACAACCGACTGGTCGACAAGTTGAAGAAGTCGTTGAAGAAGGCTGAGGACAACGCAGAAGACCAGAGAAACTTGTCGTGA
- the LOC117604380 gene encoding uncharacterized protein LOC117604380, translated as MNGGNHRSEKFQIFQGSELKELRNDTDPLVYFLERKYSPGAAIEWYYQYQTLYLRLMAESHQMATENPASEDECSRKIEGTGNDDEDSARSEEVLENLPNAVSFIGKNATATSIRDSSSYSCPRCGNAYTRPHSLSRHIRFECGVEPQFECPVCHKKSKHKHNLVLHMRTHQKH; from the coding sequence ATGAACGGTGGTAACCATCGGTCAGAGAAATTCCAGATTTTCCAGGGAAGCGAGCTTAAGGAACTGCGGAACGATACTGATCCCCTTGTCTATTTTTTAGAGCGGAAGTACTCGCCAGGTGCAGCGATCGAATGGTACTATCAGTATCAGACTCTGTATCTTCGATTGATGGCGGAAAGTCATCAAATGGCCACCGAGAACCCGGCTTCCGAAGACGAGTGTTCCAGGAAGATCGAGGGTACCGGAAACGACGACGAGGACTCGGCCCGTTCGGAGGAAGTACTGGAGAATCTACCGAACGCGGTTTCGTTCATCGGAAAGAATGCTACGGCCACGAGTATCCGCGATTCCTCGAGCTACTCATGTCCCCGTTGCGGAAATGCTTACACGAGACCGCACTCGTTGAGCAGGCACATCCGGTTCGAGTGCGGCGTCGAACCGCAATTCGAATGCCCGGTGTGCCACAAGAAATCGAAACACAAGCACAACTTGGTGTTGCACATGAGAACCCACCAGAAACATTAA